A stretch of DNA from Anopheles nili chromosome 2, idAnoNiliSN_F5_01, whole genome shotgun sequence:
ATCAACCAAGGTTATTCACATACTGAACCCGCTTATCATGTATCGCTCCTAATCAACCCATGCAGTTCACGATTTGAACGCGATTTCTATCAATTCTCCTCCCCTCTCCACATGTTTGTCTCGATCATCACAGAAACTCATTTCCACCACACATGCTGCTGAATGCCTGTCGCCGGGTCATTAGAGCTTAGCTTTTTGATTGTACAGCGGTAAATCGAGGGATCGGAGGTGGGTGAGCAGTAATTCGATGTACTCGTCACGGTGCTTGTGGAAGTGTCCTACATGGGGCGACTTATCCCAGCACTTAAGCGAGGTCTGTCAATGAGAGATAAACGTTTGTTTGGCAAATTGtatttgttttctgttcgctTGCTAATTTATCACGAGACAGAAAGGTACCTTAACGCCAACGGATTCCCAAATTTCACGCAGTCTCCTGTTAGCCGTTTCCGTTCCAACGGGATCTGTCTTTGACACCAATAATAGGGCGGGGCATTGGGCTGGTTCGTAATGGAAAAGATGCGTACATTTCACGTAATATTGCGTGGCTTCTTCCTCAAACAACTTCATATGATAGCTGCGAAAGGCAACATTGTATAGTAGGAATTAGTTCAAAGGCCGAGAAGTATTGTGGGTCGATAACGTTTTCAACGATAAGCTTCTAGCGCGAACCACTGGTTGCACGCAGCGTATGCAAGCTACTTACGTGATATAGTTGCGCAGAACGCCTTGCAGCGTGGGATTATTAGGTAGGACGGCATGCGGAACTCCAACCGGAATTTCAGTAATATCCGCCAGGCTATCCCAAACTTGGCCACAAATCCTActcaatatttgttttccgTTGGGATGTTCGTTCAGTTTTACCAAACATTCACCCCAAAGATAGCCACCAACCGAGAACCCGTGCACTACGATTCCCTCCGCAAATTTGTTGTTAGCGAGGAACTTAACTACATCGCCGGCTACCTTTTGCGATCCATACACTGGCCAAACCAGTTGCCACGGCGTAATGTGAACGCATAGTACCTCGAAACCTTGCTTCAGATAAAATTCTGCAAACTTTGCCAAGTGTTTCTCGGATGCCTGTAACCAGGCAAATATAAACACCATCGGCCTATCAAAAGGTTCGTTTAgtctgaaataaaaaataaaaattaagcaaaaaaacgtATAATAATCATTAGTTAGTTTCATACCGTAGGGTTTGACTATTTTTTtcataggattttttttggttactgTAGAAGGTCATATTTTTGGTAAATCGTACTGGTTCAACGGGGCCATACTGGACGTTTGGTAATCCATCAGTTGGTAACATGTTCGAATACTGCAAAAATGAATGAGAATGAATGAGACTATTCTCGATTATTCGTTGGATAACTTCTCTTACCTTTCGATATCTGTATTTAGCAAAGTTCTTAGGTGTTTGTATAATAAATCTCTCCCCCAGACCGGTGTAAGCGGTAATAAACGGCACTGCTAAATGAGTGCTGGCACTGAATTGTTTAGGAAATCTGTTTTTTCTCGTGCCTTGAAGGATCTCCAAATGAGTTGCCGACCGATATAGCTGTGCTCGGGATGATAACAGAAACATTTGTAACGACCACGGCAGACACAATcagcgagcagcaaaaacagcGGCTACCGGTCTATCTGAAACGACACAGAATACTAAATCATCAGAACCGACTCAATCATGGTGCTGTAGAATAAGCTGTCCGTAAAGATTTACTTTGCACTGATAAGCAACCAATTTCCGCAGGTGCGATCTCAATTATGAAGCGAGTGGATTTCCAATGTCCCCATCATAATTTTTGGAAAGCTTTTGTAGCAGCAGTACGAGTTTGATACGCATCTAAAGTTATTTGTGGCAACTTTTTTCCGGTTTAATTTTGTATAATGACATTACAACCGATGCATAGCACCGACTACAGGGTGGTTCAGATCAGCTATGCAAGTGCATTGAAACTTCtaagaattaaata
This window harbors:
- the LOC128730117 gene encoding uncharacterized protein LOC128730117 gives rise to the protein MLPTDGLPNVQYGPVEPVRFTKNMTFYSNQKKSYEKNSQTLRLNEPFDRPMVFIFAWLQASEKHLAKFAEFYLKQGFEVLCVHITPWQLVWPVYGSQKVAGDVVKFLANNKFAEGIVVHGFSVGGYLWGECLVKLNEHPNGKQILSRICGQVWDSLADITEIPVGVPHAVLPNNPTLQGVLRNYITYHMKLFEEEATQYYVKCTHLFHYEPAQCPALLLVSKTDPVGTETANRRLREIWESVGVKTSLKCWDKSPHVGHFHKHRDEYIELLLTHLRSLDLPLYNQKAKL